CACGGTGACGCTCTATCTCGTTTACCAGACCATTCCCGGGTAAGGGCAATGAAACGAACCTCATTCACCTTTTCAGCCGGCGCTTTCGACCGGATCAGGGGAGTTGTTGCGGCCTTCCTCGCTCTAACAGTTGCCACCGCATCGCTCGGCCGGGAAGTTCAAAAGGTTGGGACTACCAGTCTTACGACGCTTAAGGTTACCACCAGCGTTCGTGCCGCCGGTATGGGCGACGCATACTGCGCCATGGCCGATGACATCCAGTCGATCTTCTGGAATCCAGCCGGGCTTTACCATTTAAAGGGGACTTCGGCGGCATTCACCCAGATCAATATGCCTGCCGATATCCAGTTCAACACCGCAGCAGTCGCTCGCAATCTGGGGCGGATCGGAGTGGTCGGTGTTCATCTCATTGCGATGAATACCGGCGATATGCCTGTCCGGACTATATTCCAGCCCGATGGGACCGGCGAGAACTTCATCGCCTACGATGTCATCGGCGGGGCGTCCTACGCCGGAAGATTGACCGATCGGTTCATCTACGGCGCCAACTTGCGGATGGTCGTATCGGGTATCAAGGGTGAAAACTACACCGGTCTATTGGGAGACTTCGGGACCCTCTACGAGACTTCTCTTCGGACGCTGAAACTCGGGATGGCGATACAGAACTTTGGCCCCGATGTGAAGTACTCGGGGAGTTATTACGATTACCTCGACCAGGGGCGAAGAGCGCGAAGCACACCCGCCTCCAACAATTTCAGCGCAGCCCCTCCGCCGACCATTTACCGCATCGGCCTGGCTTTCAACTTTTTCGAAATGACCGAAGTGGATCGACCGGAGCAATTCGACGCGAGCGTAGCGGTCGAGATGAGTCATCCCAACGACAACCGCGAGCGACTCAACATCGGCGTCGAGGCCTGGTATCTTCGTATGATCGCCCTGCGCGCCGGTTATAAGTTCAGACTCGCCAACAGTTATGGCTACGATGAGGAGCATTGGACTGCCGGTTTCGGCCTCTGCGTTCCGATTCCGGGCGGGTCCACCGTCAACCTCGACTATGCCTACCTCGAGTCAGGTCGGCTGGGTGAAGCCGCAAGCGGATTCGCGGAGACTCCGCACCGCTTCTCACTCGGCATCAATTTCTAAAGCGGCTGAGAATCGATTATGAAGCAAATTCCACAGAAACTGCGGCCGCTCCAGATTGTCAGATTTCTGGTTCTGCCACTGGTGTCCACGCTGATCCTATCCCTAACGGCGTGCGAACCAAAGACACCGGGGGACCCCAAGTCGAACAAGGCGCCCACCGTTCGCATTACCGTTGCCCCCGACACCAATGCGATCCACGACCACTATCTCTCGCCAACGCCGATGTTCCGGGTTCAGTGGTTCGGTTCCGATGAAGACGGATATGTAACCGGCTACTACCTTCAAGTTGACGACGGTCCGACTGCCTTCACAACCCGTGGGGACAGCGCTATCGCCTTCATCTCCAGCGATCCGGATACGACCGACACCACACACGTCCGAACATTACCTGCATCGCATACCATAAAGGTCTGGTCGGTGGACAACGAAGGCTTGCGCAGCAATCCCGCTGAGCGACAGTTCCGGGCTGTAAACGGCATCCCCCGCATTAACTCGCTGGCTGCACCATTTGCATCGGGAGCGACGACGGGGCGGGGTATTGCCTTCAGCGTCGATGCCTCGGACACTAATTATTCCGGCCTCTGGTATCGTCTCTGGGTGAACGGACAGCCGGTCACGAACTGGATCGAGCAGTCCAAGTTCCAGTTCTGCAAGGTCGGCGACGCGGTCATCGTCGGTTCCATAGACGCCGGCGAAACCGTCGTTGTCGATCACCTTCTGCTGGGTCTCGGCAGCAACACCATCGAGGTTCGCGCCCGCGACTGGGGCAATGCAGTGAGCGAACCGGTGCTACGCACCTTTACCGTCAGCGACACCTTTCGACCGGCGATTTCACGCATCAATTCGACCTATGGCAGCGCCCGCTACTATCCGGACGGTTCGATCTTCCACTCACCCAACACCACGACGCACTTCGAGATAAATGGATCGGCTGTGACCTACTACGGTTCCATTCAGGGCTATCGCTACCGTTTCCTGCGGGAGGGTCAGAGCGATGTCCCATGGTCATCCTGGGGTGGAGGATCGGTTGACATTGAGGATTTAGCCCCCGGCAACTACCGCTTCGAAGCCATTTGTCGTGACTACACCGGCGCCGAAAGCTCGCCTTCCACCTATTCGCTGACCATTGTCCAGGCCGATTTCAGCGGCCGCAAGATGGCCATCGTGGACGAGACTCGAGACGGCAATGGAAGTCTTGGCAGTCCAGACGACCGGCAGGTCGATCGCTTCTATCGCAATATCCTGGGCGGTGACTCGTCGCGCGCGGACACGATTTGGACTTCCGATGACGGCTGGGCGGTAACCGAGTTCGACTACGTAACCCATCGCGTCGGAGAGACTAAATACATTTCGCCCAAGGACCTGTTCGATAAACGGATCGTCATCTGGCATGCCGAAGATAAGACCGTCAAAGATCTAAAGGACAATGCTGAGAACCGCCGGGTGCTGGGTGAGTATTTGGACCGCGGCGGCCGGCTGATTCTGACCGGCTGGGACGTCGTAGGTAACTTCACCGATGTCGATTCCGCTGCCTTCCCCGCGGGCTTTGCCTCGCGTTATCTTCGCATCAGGTATGCCAGGCGCGCCAATGACCGGATATTCGTCGAAGCAACCGGTTTTGGAGACTATCCCACAATCACACTTGATCGGGACAAGATTCCGGCACGCTGGACCGGTGTTGATTTCTGCTGGGCATTGGAGGCTGCGCACCGCACCGATACCCTCGCGGTCTGGTCCGCCGGAACAACACCGGCCGGTAAGGCTGCAGTTATTCTCAATAACTCGCCGGTCAACGTCTGGCGCACCGCGACCTTTGGCTTCCCGCTCTACTTTATGCGCGATGCCGAAGCCGGCCCGTTCTTGCGACGGGTCATAACGGCACTTGATGCCGGTTGATATTTACGGTGCTTTACAGGCAGCCCGTTTCTTGACTGAAGCGGGCTGCGCTCTTTATAGAGTTCAACGCCCGTTCCAAGACCCGGCAATGCCAACGCCGTCGCTTTGGACTATATCGGCTTGACTTTGAAGCCGCCCGGTGCCTATATTTATGCTTTAACCCGAATCGCCATATTCATTGAGCGGAATGACCACCCCGGAGCCCGGACGCAAGATTCGCGTTATCATCGCCAAACCCGGTCTTGACGGCCACGATCGCGGCGCCAAAGTGCTCGCTGCAGCCTTTCGTGACGCCGGAATGGAAGTGATCTACCTCGGACTGCGCCAGACGCCCGAGATGATCGTCGAAGCCGCTTTGCAGGAGGATGCCGATGTAATCGCTCTCTCCATCCTTTCCGGCGCGCATATGACGATTTTTCCCAAGGTGCGCCGGTTGATGAATGAAGCCGGACTGGACGACGTGCTTCTAATCGGCGGCGGTATTATTCCTCCCGAAGAGATCGACGAACTGGAAAAGCACGGCATCGATCGCCTCTTTGGGCCCGGCACTCCGGTCAGTGAGCCGATTGCCTTCATTCGCAACTGGTTTACCACATCGCACCAGTCGGTTCTTGCTCCGGCATAGCGAATTGGGTAAGGTCGCAAGTTTATAGATTCAGGGAATTCGTATGTCCGGCCACTCCAAATGGGCCACCATCAGACGGGACAAAGAGAAGAACGACAGCGCGCGCGGTCGCGTCTTCTCCAAGATCATCAAGGAACTGACTATTGCTGCCCGGCTCGGCGGCGGCGAGCCGGGGGCCAATCCACGTCTGCGGACCGCCGTTGCCGCTGCCAAAGCCGCCAATATGCCGTCGATCAATATCGATCGTGCCATCAAGAAGGGCACCGGTGAACTGCCGGGCGTCAGTTATGAAGAAGTAACCTACGAAGCCTACGGGCCGGGCGGAACTGCGCTCCTGATCGAAGTGATGACCGACAATCGCAACCGGACCGTGAGCGAAATCCGGCACCTTATCAGCAAGCATGGCGGTAATATGGGTGAATCGGGCTCGGTCGGCTGGATGTTTCAGCGGCGCGGGCT
Above is a genomic segment from Calditrichota bacterium containing:
- a CDS encoding PorV/PorQ family protein, producing the protein MKRTSFTFSAGAFDRIRGVVAAFLALTVATASLGREVQKVGTTSLTTLKVTTSVRAAGMGDAYCAMADDIQSIFWNPAGLYHLKGTSAAFTQINMPADIQFNTAAVARNLGRIGVVGVHLIAMNTGDMPVRTIFQPDGTGENFIAYDVIGGASYAGRLTDRFIYGANLRMVVSGIKGENYTGLLGDFGTLYETSLRTLKLGMAIQNFGPDVKYSGSYYDYLDQGRRARSTPASNNFSAAPPPTIYRIGLAFNFFEMTEVDRPEQFDASVAVEMSHPNDNRERLNIGVEAWYLRMIALRAGYKFRLANSYGYDEEHWTAGFGLCVPIPGGSTVNLDYAYLESGRLGEAASGFAETPHRFSLGINF
- a CDS encoding cobalamin B12-binding domain-containing protein, whose product is MTTPEPGRKIRVIIAKPGLDGHDRGAKVLAAAFRDAGMEVIYLGLRQTPEMIVEAALQEDADVIALSILSGAHMTIFPKVRRLMNEAGLDDVLLIGGGIIPPEEIDELEKHGIDRLFGPGTPVSEPIAFIRNWFTTSHQSVLAPA
- a CDS encoding YebC/PmpR family DNA-binding transcriptional regulator, with protein sequence MSGHSKWATIRRDKEKNDSARGRVFSKIIKELTIAARLGGGEPGANPRLRTAVAAAKAANMPSINIDRAIKKGTGELPGVSYEEVTYEAYGPGGTALLIEVMTDNRNRTVSEIRHLISKHGGNMGESGSVGWMFQRRGLITIPSSQTDEESLMLSALDAGAEDIEQVGDEFQVTTPPDRLETVRAALEASGLTPESAELAQIPQNYVPVSSEQARSVIKLMEILDEHDDVQKVWSNFDIPDELMAAL